One part of the Arachidicoccus terrestris genome encodes these proteins:
- a CDS encoding outer membrane beta-barrel protein, giving the protein MKKALLLFAAGLFFVGVSNAQYERPIGSEFSVGITGALPVGDFSDVSSFGLGGDLKYAYNFNESIAATVSAGYNNFFVKDELKNAGFDKNVGIVPLKAGVRFSMGGLYAEPQLGVAIGTNEGSESAFTYAGQVGVMATQNLDLSLRYEGWSKNDIKNGFVGLRVAYTMPF; this is encoded by the coding sequence ATGAAAAAGGCATTATTGTTATTTGCTGCTGGTCTTTTCTTCGTAGGCGTTTCAAACGCACAATATGAGCGCCCCATCGGATCTGAGTTCAGCGTGGGTATCACGGGTGCTTTACCAGTCGGTGACTTTAGTGATGTATCTTCATTCGGTTTAGGCGGTGATTTAAAATATGCCTATAACTTTAATGAGTCAATTGCCGCTACCGTTTCTGCCGGTTACAACAATTTTTTTGTTAAAGACGAATTAAAGAATGCAGGCTTTGATAAAAATGTGGGTATTGTTCCATTGAAGGCCGGTGTACGTTTTAGCATGGGAGGTTTATATGCAGAACCGCAACTGGGTGTTGCGATTGGCACGAATGAAGGATCAGAATCTGCCTTTACTTATGCAGGTCAGGTAGGTGTAATGGCCACCCAGAATCTGGATTTGAGCCTGCGTTATGAAGGTTGGTCTAAAAATGACATTAAGAATGGATTTGTAGGGTTAAGAGTAGCCTATACCATGCCTTTCTAG
- a CDS encoding purine-nucleoside phosphorylase: MASLKERLQDTVSYIQSKCDRKPLIGIVLGSGLGNLASEIIVEKELGYAEIPHFPVSTVKGHGGKLIFGLLNGVPVLAMSGRFHYYEGYTPAEVAYPIRAMHGLGVQTLLLSNAAGAVNPDYQVGDLVLINDHISFFTVNPLLGPNEDELGPRFPDMSEPYNKNIIAIAKRIAVDYGFSVHEGVYTGVTGPTFETRAEYKLIRAVGGDVVGMSTVQEVIAAVHTGMKVFCVSVVTDLGIREEDNIITHEEVLQAAEEAEPKLTTLFKELASELQRNIKLT; encoded by the coding sequence ATGGCAAGCTTAAAGGAGCGCTTACAGGACACGGTTAGTTATATCCAGAGTAAATGTGACAGAAAACCTCTCATCGGTATTGTATTGGGTAGCGGATTGGGGAACCTGGCGTCAGAAATTATTGTTGAGAAAGAATTAGGCTATGCAGAAATACCCCATTTTCCCGTGAGTACGGTTAAGGGACATGGTGGCAAGCTCATCTTTGGCCTGCTGAACGGTGTACCGGTGCTGGCGATGTCAGGTCGTTTTCATTATTATGAGGGGTATACTCCGGCAGAAGTTGCCTATCCTATCCGGGCTATGCATGGGCTTGGTGTACAGACACTACTTTTGTCCAATGCTGCCGGTGCTGTGAATCCGGACTATCAGGTGGGTGACCTGGTCCTTATAAACGATCATATCAGTTTTTTTACGGTTAACCCTTTACTTGGACCTAACGAAGATGAGCTAGGCCCCCGTTTCCCGGACATGAGCGAGCCTTACAATAAGAATATTATCGCCATCGCTAAAAGAATTGCTGTCGACTATGGTTTTAGTGTTCATGAAGGCGTTTATACTGGCGTAACAGGGCCTACTTTTGAAACGCGCGCCGAATATAAATTAATCAGAGCTGTAGGCGGAGATGTTGTCGGGATGAGTACCGTACAGGAAGTCATTGCCGCCGTTCATACCGGTATGAAGGTTTTCTGCGTAAGCGTGGTAACGGACTTAGGCATCCGGGAGGAAGATAATATTATTACCCACGAGGAAGTGTTACAGGCGGCCGAGGAGGCGGAACCTAAACTAACAACCTTATTTAAGGAGTTGGCATCAGAATTGCAAAGGAATATTAAATTAACATAA
- a CDS encoding BON domain-containing protein has product MLLKKMLPAFVMATALAIALPSCKSKPSDADIQTQVQTAISATPGVTADVKDGVVTLSGLVGSEEEKTAVETAVNNLKESGVKSVVDNIEVEAPPAPAATATDPLAQGVADATKDFPGITATVADGIITVTGEIEQSKVKTLKSSLDALNPKKVDMSQVKVK; this is encoded by the coding sequence ATGCTACTAAAAAAAATGTTACCTGCTTTTGTAATGGCGACCGCACTGGCCATCGCCTTGCCATCTTGTAAATCCAAACCGTCTGACGCAGATATCCAGACGCAGGTTCAGACCGCCATCTCAGCGACACCAGGTGTTACGGCTGATGTAAAAGATGGTGTTGTTACCTTAAGTGGTCTGGTGGGCTCTGAGGAAGAGAAAACTGCTGTAGAAACTGCCGTTAATAACCTTAAAGAGTCAGGCGTTAAAAGTGTAGTGGATAATATTGAGGTAGAAGCACCTCCAGCTCCAGCAGCAACCGCTACTGATCCATTGGCACAAGGTGTGGCTGATGCCACCAAAGATTTTCCTGGGATTACCGCTACAGTAGCAGATGGAATTATTACCGTTACCGGTGAGATCGAGCAGTCTAAAGTTAAGACACTCAAATCCTCTCTGGATGCTTTGAATCCTAAAAAAGTAGATATGTCTCAGGTAAAGGTTAAATAA
- a CDS encoding SH3 domain-containing protein codes for MAALQEKYKELIDAVNASGVTGAQVSEADGVLHITGTAPSADVKNKLWDIYGKIDPNFLTGDVVMNVNVATAVAGAKVKVVTDESNLNIRKGPGTDQPIVGKAAHGEVITLVGKANDQWWLVRTNDGEEGYSYSQYLSPVE; via the coding sequence ATGGCAGCTTTACAGGAAAAATATAAAGAATTGATTGATGCAGTCAATGCCTCTGGAGTGACGGGGGCACAGGTCAGTGAAGCAGATGGTGTTCTGCATATTACAGGAACCGCACCGAGTGCTGATGTTAAAAACAAGCTTTGGGATATATATGGTAAAATAGATCCTAATTTTTTGACCGGTGATGTGGTCATGAATGTAAACGTTGCAACGGCCGTGGCCGGGGCAAAAGTGAAAGTTGTTACTGATGAGTCCAATCTGAATATCCGTAAAGGACCAGGGACTGATCAGCCGATTGTCGGTAAGGCCGCTCATGGAGAAGTCATTACACTGGTAGGTAAAGCCAATGATCAATGGTGGCTCGTCAGAACCAATGACGGTGAAGAAGGTTACAGCTATTCCCAATATCTGTCTCCAGTTGAATAA
- a CDS encoding 4Fe-4S dicluster domain-containing protein has translation MAIKITDECINCGACEPECPNNAIYEGGVDWAITDGTSVKGDYTLMDGTVVDADKRFDPVSNDVYFIVPDKCTECQGFHEEPQCAAVCPVDCCVPDEMYQETVEELLEKKDKLHM, from the coding sequence ATGGCGATTAAGATAACAGATGAATGTATTAATTGTGGCGCCTGTGAACCAGAATGCCCCAATAATGCTATCTATGAAGGGGGTGTGGATTGGGCCATCACAGACGGAACCAGTGTTAAAGGTGATTATACACTGATGGATGGTACAGTCGTAGATGCAGACAAAAGATTTGATCCAGTCAGTAATGACGTTTATTTTATAGTGCCAGACAAATGCACAGAATGTCAGGGATTCCACGAAGAACCACAATGTGCGGCTGTCTGCCCAGTAGATTGTTGTGTTCCTGATGAGATGTACCAAGAGACGGTAGAAGAACTCCTGGAGAAAAAAGATAAATTGCACATGTAA